The window GGCCGAAGCCGGCCGATCAGGATGCTCCTCCCGACGGGGCGCCGGAACGCCGTTCGGAGCTGGGCTCGACTGTGCGCATGGCTGCGGTTTTGCAGCCGGACCCTAGACTGGGAACCCGCTAATGCCAGAACAGACGCAAGACCAGGTCTCCGGCGGCGATGCGGTCGATCCGCAGAAACCGGAGCAGGACCTCGATCTTTATGCCGACCGGCTGCGCGAGGAATGCGGCGTCTTTGGCATCTTTGGTCACCCCGACGCTGCCGCCATCACCGCGCTCGGCTTGCATGCGCTCCAGCATCGCGGCCAGGAAGCCGCCGGCATCGTCTCCTTCGACGGCAAGCGCTTCCACTCCGAACGCCGCCTCGGCCTTGTCGGCGATACGTTTTCGAAGCGGGACGTGATCGACCGTCTGCCCGGAAACCTGTCCATCGGTCATGTCCGCTATTCCACCACCGGCGAGACCATCCTGCGCAACGTCCAGCCGCTGTTCGCCGAACTTGACGGCGGCGGCTTCGCCGTCTGCCACAACGGCAACCTGACCAACGCCTTGACCATGCGCCGCCAGCTCATCCGCGACGGCGCCATGATGCAGTCGACCAGCGACACCGAGGTGATCCTGCACCTCGTCGCCCGCGCCCGGCGCAACCGTTTCGTTGACCGCTTTATCGAGGGTCTGCGCCAGCTCGAAGGCGCCTACGCCTTCGTCGGCATGACCAACAAGAAGCTGGTCGGCGCCCGCGATCCGCTCGGCATCCGGCCGCTCGTCGTCGGCCGGCTCGACGGCTGCCCGATCCTGGCGTCGGAGACCTGCGCCCTCGACATCATCGGCGCCGAATATGTGCGCGACGTCGAGCCCGGCGAAATCGTGATCTTCGACGACGAAGGCGCGCAGTCGCACAAGCCGTTCCCGCCGCAGACGGCGCGGCCCTGCATCTTCGAGTACATCTACTTCGCCCGCCCCGACTCCATCGTCGGCGGCCGCCACGTCTACAACGTACGCAAGGCGATGGGCATGGAGCTTGGCCGCGAAGCGCCGGCTGCGGCCGACGTCGTCGTGCCGGTACCGGATTCCGGCGTGCCCGCCGCGCTCGGCTTCGCGCAGGAAAGCGGCATCCCCTACGAGCTCGGCATCATCCGCAATCATTATGTCGGCCGTACCTTCATCCAGCCGACGCAAGCGATCCGCGATCAGGGCGTGCGCATGAAGCACTCGGCCAATCGGGCCGTGGTCTCGGGCAAGCGTATCGTACTGGTCGACGACTCCATCGTGCGCGGCACCACCTCGCGCAAGATCGTTCAGATGATGCGCGATGCCGGCGCCAAGGAAGTGCATTTCCGCATCTCGTCGCCGCCGATCAAGCATCCGGACTATTACGGCATCGATACGCCGGACGCCGAAAAGCTGCTCGCCGCCACTCATGATCTCGAAAGCATGCGCCAGTTCATCGGCGCCGACAGCCTCGCCTTCCTGTCGGTCGACGGCATTTACCGCGCCATGGGCCTGCCCGGCCGCGACAACGTGCGCCCGCAATTCACCGACCACTGCTTCACCGGCGATTACCCGACGCCGCTAACGGATCTCGGCCAGCAGGATGCAGGCCCGCGTCAGTTGTCGCTGCTGGCGGAAGCGATTTAAGGCCGGCCGCTTGACCTCCACTGCCCCTCATGCTGAGGAGCGCTTCGAAGGAATGCGTCTCGCAGTATGAGGCCTCCTCCTTCGAGACGGCCGCGTCCCGTGGCCTCCTCAGGATGAGGTTCGACGGATGACCGCGCAAAAGCCGCTCACCGACAAGATCGCTCTGGTTACCGGCGCCTCGCGTGGCATTGGCGCAGCGCTGGCGCTGCAGCTGGCCGAGGCCGGCGCACATGTTGTCGCCGTCGCGCGCACTGTCGGCGGACTGGAAGAGGTCGACGACAAGATCAAGGCCGCAGGCGGCACCGCGACTTTGGTCCCGGTCGACGTGAAGGACATGGACGGCATCGCACGGCTGGCTTTGGCGCTCAATGATCGCTATGGCCGGCTCGACGTCATGGTCGGCAACGCCGGTATCCTCGGTGTGTTGTCGCCGCTGGCGCATGCCGAACCCAAGGACTTCGACAGCATCTACGCAGTCAATGTGAAGGCGAACTGGCAATTGATCCGCACCATGGACCCGCTGCTGCGCGCCGCGCCTGCGGGCCGTGCGGTGTTCATCACGTCCGGCCTCGCCTGGGCTGGGCGCGCCTATACTGGCGTCTACGGCTCCAGCAAGGCCGCGCTGGATGAACTGGCGCGTACTTATGCGGCCGAGACGGCGACGACCCATGTGCGCGTCAATCTGTTCAATCCCGGGCCGACGCGAACGCGCATGCATGCCAGCGGCTGGCCGGGCGTCGATCCCGAAACGCTGCCGGCGCCGGACGAGGTCGCCAAGGCCATCGTGCCGCTGTGCCTGCCGTCATGCAACGACAGCGGCAAGGTCTACGATTATCGCGCGGGCAAGTTTCTGACGTTCAAGGCGCCGGCGTAGCGGAGCCGTTATGCCCGCAAAATCGGGCATCCGGTGACCCAAGCGCCTTCGATAGACTGCTGCGACAGCGATAACCGGTTCATCGCTTTCGTCGGTAATGGCGCGCGATGCGCCCTCTCAATTCTTCCACTTCGCCTTCCCCTCATAGGGGTTGGCCTTCTCGCGCAGCATCAGCCGCACCGGCGTGCCCGGCAATTCGAAGGCCTGGCGCAACGAATTGACGAGATAGCGCTTGTAGGCGTCGGGTACGGCATCGGCGCGCGTACAGAATACGACGAAGCTCGGCGGCCGCGACTTCACCTGGGTGATGTAGTTCAGCCGCAGCCTGCGGCCCGACACCGCCGGCGGCGGGTGCGCGGAGGTCGCGTCCTCAAACCAGCGATTGAGGGCGCTCGTTGAAATGCGCCGGTTCCAAACCGCATGCGCATCAATGACCGCCTGCATCAGGCGGTCGAGGCCCTCACCGGTCAGCGCCGACACCGCGACCAGCGGTACGTCCGGCAATTGCGTCAGTTTCTCGCGCGCTTTCTCACGCAGCTTCGAAATGTCGCCGGGATTGCGCTCTTTAAGGTCCCACTTGTTGACCGCGAGCACCACCGCGCGGCCTTCGCTCTCCACCAGGTCCACAATCTTCTGGTCCTGCTCCTCGAAGGCGTTGTCGACATCGAGCAGCACGACCACGACTTCGGCGAAGCGGATGGCGTTGAGCGTTTCGCCGACCGACAGCTTCTCAAGCTTTTCTTCGACGCGCGAGCGACGGCGCAAACCGGCCGTGTCGTGCAGGCGGAATTTCTCGCCGTGCCAATCCAGATCGACGGCAATGGAATCGCGCGTCGTGCCGGCTTCCGGCGAGGTGAGCAGCCGCTCCTCGCCGATCAGGCGATTGATCAAGGTCGATTTGCCGGCATTCGGCCGGCCGACAATGGCGACGCGGATCGGATGGGGACCGTCCTCATCCTGCTTGGCTTCAAGCACCTCCGCGGTTTTTTCCGGCAAGGCCTCGCGCAAGGCATCATAGAGATCGGGCATGCCTTCGTTGTGTTCGGCCGATAACGCCACCGGTTCCCCGAGACCCAGCGAATAAGCGTCCAGCCGCCCGGATTCGCCCGCCTTGCCTTCCATCTTGTTGGCGATCAGCACCGCCGGCTTGCCCGACTTGCGCACCAGCGCCGCGAAAGCGCGGTCGTCCGGCAGCGCGCCGGCGCGCGCATCCATGACGAAAAAGACCGCGTCGGCCTGCGCGATCGCGGTCTCGGTCTGCGCGCGCATCCGTCCGGAGAGCGTCTCGGCGCCGGACTGCTCGAAGCCGGCGGTGTCGATCACGGTGAAATCGAGATCGCCGAGCCGCGCTTCGCCCTCGCGGCGGTCGCGCGTCACGCCCGGCCGGTCATCGACCAGCGCGACGCGCCGGCCAACCAGCCGGTTGAACAGGGTCGATTTGCCGACATTGGGCCGGCCGACAATGGCGACGGTGAAACTCATGGTGTGCCGTTTCGCGCCTTCGCGCGGTCCTTGAAAAGCGGACCTGCGCGACTCTAGCGCTGGAACGTACCGGAGGGCTGCGGCGCTGGCCATGCGCCGCCCGACGATGACGTCGTGCCTTGCGCCGGAGCCGGCCAGCCGGATGACGGAGCCTGTTGCTGTGTCGCCTGCGGCGCGGGCGCCTCCTGCGATTGGACCGGAGCGACCGGGGCCGCAGCGGCCCTCGGCGCGGGTTTAGGGGCCGCGCGCTTGACCGTCCTCTTGGGAGCCGGTTTCGGCTTTTCCGGCTCCACCGGCGCAGCAGCCGGTTGCTGCGGAGCCGACGCGGCGGCATCGGCACCCGCGGCCGTCTGGGCGCCCATCCGGTATTCCTGCGGAATGCCCTGGGTCACACCGGGCACGCCTTCGGGAAACACGTCCTTGCGCTCACCGGGCAGCTTCTTCTTTTCGTTCAGGCCGAAGATATCGAGGTTATCCGGATCGAAATTGGCGCAGCCGGACAGAGCCGGCGCGGCGAGCACCAGCAGCGTCCACAAGGCAAAGCGTGGCAGACTGCGCATCTTGCTCCTCAACCCTTCTTGCCGTCGGCAGCGGCCTTGCCTTCGCCCGCGATCAGCGCGGACAGCACTTCAACGCGCTGGCGCGAGCCGGGCGGCGTCTCGGCATCGGCTGAAATCATGTCGATATAGCGTCTCGTCTCGGCAACATCATTGGCGCGGAACGCCGACAACGCCAGCAGTTCGCGCGCGGTGTGCCGGTAAGGCCGGCCCGCCGCGGTGATTGGTTCCAGACGGCTGCGCAGGTCGGCATATGGCGCGCTATCGACCAGCAGCAGCCCGGCGCGCACAGCGGCGAGATCCTGCCAGAGCGGACCAAGCGAACCATCGGCGGCAATGGCGCCATAGGCTTTCACGGCTTCTTCCGGCTTGCCGGGGTTCGCGGCTGCGAGTTCGGCCGCGGCGCGGAACCGGGCCAGCACGGCATAACCTTTCGGCGCCTCGCCCGCGACCTTGGCAAAGGCCTTTTCGGCC of the Undibacter mobilis genome contains:
- the purF gene encoding amidophosphoribosyltransferase, giving the protein MPEQTQDQVSGGDAVDPQKPEQDLDLYADRLREECGVFGIFGHPDAAAITALGLHALQHRGQEAAGIVSFDGKRFHSERRLGLVGDTFSKRDVIDRLPGNLSIGHVRYSTTGETILRNVQPLFAELDGGGFAVCHNGNLTNALTMRRQLIRDGAMMQSTSDTEVILHLVARARRNRFVDRFIEGLRQLEGAYAFVGMTNKKLVGARDPLGIRPLVVGRLDGCPILASETCALDIIGAEYVRDVEPGEIVIFDDEGAQSHKPFPPQTARPCIFEYIYFARPDSIVGGRHVYNVRKAMGMELGREAPAAADVVVPVPDSGVPAALGFAQESGIPYELGIIRNHYVGRTFIQPTQAIRDQGVRMKHSANRAVVSGKRIVLVDDSIVRGTTSRKIVQMMRDAGAKEVHFRISSPPIKHPDYYGIDTPDAEKLLAATHDLESMRQFIGADSLAFLSVDGIYRAMGLPGRDNVRPQFTDHCFTGDYPTPLTDLGQQDAGPRQLSLLAEAI
- a CDS encoding SDR family NAD(P)-dependent oxidoreductase encodes the protein MTAQKPLTDKIALVTGASRGIGAALALQLAEAGAHVVAVARTVGGLEEVDDKIKAAGGTATLVPVDVKDMDGIARLALALNDRYGRLDVMVGNAGILGVLSPLAHAEPKDFDSIYAVNVKANWQLIRTMDPLLRAAPAGRAVFITSGLAWAGRAYTGVYGSSKAALDELARTYAAETATTHVRVNLFNPGPTRTRMHASGWPGVDPETLPAPDEVAKAIVPLCLPSCNDSGKVYDYRAGKFLTFKAPA
- the der gene encoding ribosome biogenesis GTPase Der, with the translated sequence MSFTVAIVGRPNVGKSTLFNRLVGRRVALVDDRPGVTRDRREGEARLGDLDFTVIDTAGFEQSGAETLSGRMRAQTETAIAQADAVFFVMDARAGALPDDRAFAALVRKSGKPAVLIANKMEGKAGESGRLDAYSLGLGEPVALSAEHNEGMPDLYDALREALPEKTAEVLEAKQDEDGPHPIRVAIVGRPNAGKSTLINRLIGEERLLTSPEAGTTRDSIAVDLDWHGEKFRLHDTAGLRRRSRVEEKLEKLSVGETLNAIRFAEVVVVLLDVDNAFEEQDQKIVDLVESEGRAVVLAVNKWDLKERNPGDISKLREKAREKLTQLPDVPLVAVSALTGEGLDRLMQAVIDAHAVWNRRISTSALNRWFEDATSAHPPPAVSGRRLRLNYITQVKSRPPSFVVFCTRADAVPDAYKRYLVNSLRQAFELPGTPVRLMLREKANPYEGKAKWKN
- a CDS encoding tetratricopeptide repeat protein, with the protein product MADIFNEVDEEVRREKLKALWDRYSLVIIAVAVLIVAGIGGWRAYEYYVGQKASVAGAAFEDAVTLSEQGKHAEAEKAFAKVAGEAPKGYAVLARFRAAAELAAANPGKPEEAVKAYGAIAADGSLGPLWQDLAAVRAGLLLVDSAPYADLRSRLEPITAAGRPYRHTARELLALSAFRANDVAETRRYIDMISADAETPPGSRQRVEVLSALIAGEGKAAADGKKG